The Streptomyces sp. NBC_01353 genome contains a region encoding:
- a CDS encoding protein kinase — protein sequence MGEVFAGRYELIDPIGRGGVGAVWRAWDHRRRRYVAAKVLQQSDAHTLLRFVREQALRIDHPHVLAPASWAADDDKVLFTMDLVAGGSLAHVIGDYGPLPPRFVCTLLDQLLSGLAAVHAEGVVHRDIKPANILLDVTGTGRPHLRLSDFGISMRKGEPRLTETNYVVGTPGYFAPEQMLGAEPDFPADLFAVGLVALYLLQGQKPDSRALIEYFMAHGTPGAPEGIPEPLWQVLAGLLQPDPQARFKTATGVRKALTSAVEMLPEARPDEEPVEVFDQIGPLPAGFGPNGPETQAQAPAQPAATPASVPVQPPTHPQAQPQPQAQAQAQAQAQPQQPAPMPSPSETGSFHLSPPPQPVAAPTQPPVTAPSAHTTSPHPAAAPDFAQAPTAAVSFDQASTRQYTAHAHQVPAQAAPATPAQASAPAPAPAKRPGPPPKVAIPVLVVALICFAVGIWALTQT from the coding sequence ATGGGTGAGGTCTTCGCTGGTCGGTACGAGCTGATCGACCCGATCGGACGCGGTGGCGTCGGCGCGGTGTGGCGTGCCTGGGACCATCGACGCCGCCGCTATGTGGCGGCCAAGGTGCTCCAGCAGAGCGACGCCCACACGCTGCTCCGCTTCGTCCGGGAGCAGGCGCTCAGGATCGATCACCCTCATGTCCTCGCCCCGGCCAGCTGGGCCGCGGACGACGACAAGGTGCTGTTCACCATGGATCTGGTGGCCGGCGGGTCTCTGGCGCACGTCATCGGGGACTACGGTCCGCTGCCGCCGCGCTTCGTCTGCACCCTGCTGGACCAGCTGCTCTCCGGACTTGCCGCGGTGCACGCGGAGGGGGTCGTGCACCGCGACATCAAGCCGGCGAACATCCTGCTCGACGTCACCGGAACCGGGCGGCCGCATCTGCGGCTGTCCGATTTCGGCATCTCGATGCGCAAGGGCGAACCCCGCCTGACCGAGACCAACTACGTGGTGGGGACGCCCGGTTATTTCGCTCCCGAGCAGATGCTGGGCGCGGAGCCGGACTTCCCGGCCGACCTCTTCGCGGTCGGTCTGGTCGCGCTCTATCTGCTCCAGGGCCAGAAGCCCGACTCCCGTGCCCTGATCGAGTACTTCATGGCGCACGGGACCCCGGGAGCCCCGGAAGGCATTCCGGAGCCGCTGTGGCAGGTCCTCGCGGGCCTGCTCCAGCCGGACCCACAGGCCCGCTTCAAGACGGCGACGGGCGTGCGCAAGGCGCTGACCTCGGCGGTCGAGATGCTGCCCGAGGCCCGCCCGGACGAGGAGCCGGTCGAGGTCTTCGACCAGATCGGCCCGCTGCCCGCCGGTTTCGGCCCGAACGGCCCGGAGACCCAGGCTCAGGCCCCGGCCCAGCCCGCGGCCACCCCCGCCTCCGTACCCGTACAGCCCCCTACGCATCCGCAGGCACAACCACAGCCGCAGGCACAGGCACAGGCACAGGCACAGGCCCAGCCACAGCAGCCGGCGCCGATGCCGAGCCCCTCCGAGACGGGCAGCTTCCACCTGTCCCCGCCCCCTCAGCCGGTCGCCGCCCCCACGCAGCCCCCGGTCACCGCCCCCTCCGCGCATACGACCTCCCCCCATCCCGCCGCCGCGCCGGACTTCGCCCAGGCCCCGACGGCCGCGGTGTCGTTCGATCAAGCCTCCACTCGTCAATACACCGCTCACGCCCATCAGGTTCCCGCCCAGGCGGCTCCGGCCACCCCGGCGCAGGCCTCGGCCCCGGCTCCGGCCCCGGCAAAGCGACCGGGACCGCCCCCGAAGGTGGCGATCCCGGTTCTCGTCGTCGCGTTGATCTGCTTCGCCGTCGGCATCTGGGCCCTCACCCAGACCTGA
- a CDS encoding DNA-binding protein: protein MDTAQQEATARARELQRSWYGEPLGALFRRLIDDLGLNQARLAAVLGLSAPMLSQLMSGQRAKIGNPAVVQRVQALQELAGLVADGSVSAAEATDRMDEIKKSQGGSVLTGTSQTTTSSGAPTVRRVVREIQSLLRSVAAAGDIIDAADSLAPAHPELAEFLRVYGAGRTADAVAHYESHQN, encoded by the coding sequence ATGGACACAGCGCAGCAGGAAGCCACGGCAAGAGCCAGAGAGCTTCAGCGCAGTTGGTACGGAGAGCCACTGGGGGCGCTCTTCCGTCGCCTGATCGACGATCTCGGGCTCAATCAGGCAAGGCTCGCGGCCGTGCTCGGTCTTTCGGCGCCCATGCTCTCCCAGCTGATGAGCGGCCAGCGGGCCAAGATCGGCAACCCGGCCGTCGTGCAGCGTGTCCAGGCCCTTCAGGAGCTCGCCGGGCTGGTCGCGGACGGCAGCGTCAGCGCGGCCGAGGCCACCGACCGCATGGACGAGATCAAGAAGTCACAGGGCGGCTCCGTGCTGACCGGCACCAGCCAGACCACGACCAGCTCGGGCGCGCCGACCGTGCGCCGCGTGGTCCGCGAGATCCAGTCGCTGCTGCGCTCGGTCGCGGCGGCCGGCGACATCATCGATGCGGCGGACTCCCTCGCCCCGGCCCACCCGGAACTGGCAGAGTTCCTCCGGGTGTACGGCGCAGGGCGCACCGCGGACGCGGTCGCGCACTACGAGTCGCACCAGAACTGA
- a CDS encoding DUF6344 domain-containing protein: protein MATAKVKQFWTAFISVLFALLASVGLASTATAVQAPAVQQPEEPASAATAAARTQAVVPAQRAAHQWPGVRDRSLPPTIKQRIGAEAHNSSPSVRHLPAGAPDESVLADQTELTDIALAAKA, encoded by the coding sequence ATGGCCACCGCCAAGGTCAAGCAGTTCTGGACCGCCTTCATCTCCGTACTCTTCGCCCTGCTCGCCTCCGTCGGCCTGGCGTCCACCGCCACCGCCGTACAGGCTCCCGCCGTCCAGCAGCCGGAGGAGCCGGCCTCGGCCGCCACCGCCGCTGCGCGCACGCAGGCCGTCGTACCGGCACAGCGGGCGGCGCATCAGTGGCCCGGGGTCCGCGACCGCTCCCTGCCGCCCACCATCAAGCAGCGCATCGGCGCAGAGGCGCACAACTCCTCGCCCTCCGTCCGCCACCTGCCCGCCGGCGCCCCGGACGAGTCCGTTCTCGCGGACCAGACGGAGCTGACGGACATCGCGCTCGCCGCGAAGGCGTAG
- a CDS encoding DUF5324 family protein → MTRMDSVRAATDSAKDSVLHAAEVVAPYASTAKDQASQYAGTAKDHAALYAHEARVRLAPKVSKAAQQARKQARVQYKCHVAPHVPPRVDEAAQRAASVTRKAARQAADYTVPRVESAVAATGPALDEAGSRSVAAWAALRGQVTPKEIRKIVRKHERRAKAGRVAIGLAALGVLLGGAFAAWKWWDKQANPDWLVEPPAPTEVDEEASEPSSRTSPLSSVDGSGALDPEVEAKEAETDTDTDRDERR, encoded by the coding sequence GTGACCCGGATGGACAGCGTGCGCGCCGCGACCGATTCGGCCAAGGACAGCGTGCTGCACGCCGCGGAAGTGGTGGCGCCCTATGCGAGCACGGCCAAGGACCAGGCCTCGCAGTACGCCGGCACGGCCAAGGACCACGCCGCGCTCTATGCGCACGAGGCGCGCGTCCGGCTCGCGCCGAAAGTCTCTAAGGCCGCTCAGCAGGCCCGTAAGCAAGCTCGTGTGCAGTACAAGTGCCATGTCGCACCCCATGTACCGCCGCGGGTGGACGAGGCCGCGCAACGCGCCGCGAGCGTCACCCGCAAGGCCGCCCGTCAGGCGGCCGACTACACCGTTCCGCGTGTCGAGAGCGCGGTCGCCGCGACCGGTCCCGCCCTCGATGAGGCTGGGTCGCGTTCGGTGGCCGCCTGGGCCGCGCTACGCGGACAGGTGACACCGAAGGAGATTCGGAAGATCGTGAGGAAGCACGAGCGTCGGGCCAAGGCCGGACGCGTCGCCATCGGGCTCGCGGCCCTCGGCGTGCTGCTCGGCGGCGCCTTCGCCGCCTGGAAGTGGTGGGACAAGCAGGCCAACCCGGACTGGCTGGTGGAACCGCCCGCTCCTACCGAGGTCGATGAGGAGGCGTCGGAACCGTCGTCCCGTACGTCGCCGCTGTCGTCCGTCGACGGCAGTGGAGCTCTCGATCCCGAGGTGGAGGCCAAGGAGGCAGAAACCGATACCGATACGGATCGCGACGAGCGTCGCTGA
- a CDS encoding peptidylprolyl isomerase: MAEQLYATLKTNLGDIEIRLLPNHAPKTVRNFTELAKGEREWTHPATGNVAADRLYDGTVFHRVIEGFMIQGGDPLGNGTGGPGYEFADEFHPELFFDRPYLLAMANAGPGTNGSQFFITVGATTWLNRKHTIFGEVVGAASRKVVDTIAATPVNANTKRPLDDVVLESVVIETR; encoded by the coding sequence GTGGCCGAGCAGCTCTACGCCACTCTCAAGACCAACCTGGGCGACATCGAGATTCGGCTGCTGCCGAACCACGCCCCGAAGACGGTCAGAAACTTCACCGAACTCGCCAAGGGCGAGCGGGAGTGGACGCACCCGGCCACCGGCAACGTCGCCGCGGACCGCCTGTACGACGGCACCGTCTTCCACCGGGTCATCGAGGGCTTCATGATCCAGGGCGGCGATCCGCTGGGGAACGGCACGGGCGGACCGGGGTACGAGTTCGCCGACGAGTTCCACCCGGAGCTCTTCTTCGACCGCCCCTATCTGCTGGCGATGGCCAACGCGGGCCCGGGCACGAACGGCTCGCAGTTCTTCATCACGGTCGGGGCCACGACCTGGCTGAACCGCAAGCACACCATCTTCGGCGAGGTCGTCGGCGCGGCGAGCAGGAAGGTCGTCGACACGATCGCCGCGACGCCGGTCAACGCCAACACCAAGCGCCCCCTCGACGACGTGGTCCTGGAGTCCGTCGTCATCGAGACGCGCTGA